One Triplophysa rosa linkage group LG9, Trosa_1v2, whole genome shotgun sequence genomic window carries:
- the mocos gene encoding molybdenum cofactor sulfurase isoform X2: MRDMENPSLRDLCSFETFSTSWKHYGYGGDQQELIDREFKRIKGITYLDHAGTTLFPESHIKAFHEDIARNVYGNPHSHNPSSRLTHDTVESVRYRVLEHFNTTPDEYSVIFTSGCTAALKLVADSFPWKSASTDGPGSLFCYLTDNHTSVVGIRGATALQGVAVVPVQPHEVEAKATIRKSTNEEQGSSTPNLFCYPAQSNFSGRKYPLRYVKGIQSQQLYPACEHGGRWFVLLDAACFVGCSPLDLSKHPADFVPISFYKMFGFPTGLGALLVRNETAEILRKSYFGGGTAAAYLVNEKYFVPRPNVVSRFEDGTIAFLDIISLHHGFETLKKLTGSMLNIQLHTFGLARYTYTVLSCLRHSNGKPVMQIHCDNEFQNIVEQGAILNFSLLDCHGRTVGYSQVDKMASLFNIHVRTGCFCNTGICQHYLAISNHDVKTNLQAGHVCGDNIDVVEGRPTGSIRVSFGYMSSFEDCQNFLRFIANCFVDKPFTLDQERLGRLMTSAPVDITASSQSFHPTPITYGKAGHENGQVIGQSVREVPSEEDVSKERKKNGSTHTLTNLFIYPVKSCASFEVAEWPLGPQGLLYDRFWMVVNENGVCLSQKREPKLCLIQPVICLASNTLQLKVSGLKPVAIPLEPSVKNSGLRTSHSKVCGDSVQTVDCGEKVSAWLSEFLGKPCHLIRQSPDFLREIKNGRRKGDFYLTALSLVNEAQFLLINRASVSILQQHIDNRQESENKDTCLDMERLVQRFRANLVISGQEPFVEESWSHLTIGASQFQVIGRCGRCQMIGVDQKSAARTQEPLRSLSECRSGKVTFGVYLTDQSTRNSTAVPVLSVGAHVIPQISESADNL, encoded by the exons ATGAGAGATATGGAGAATCCGTCTCTGCGGGACTTATGCAGCTTTGAGACCTTTAGCACGTCCTGGAAACATTATGGTTACGGCGGTGATCAACAAGAGCTGATCGATCGGGAATTTAAAAGAATCAAAG GTATAACATACCTTGATCATGCCGGGACAACGCTATTCCCTGAATCTCACATTAAAGCATTTCATGAGGATATAGCTAGAAATGTTTATG GCAATCCTCACAGTCACAATCCCAGCAGCAGACTAACACATGACACAGTTGAAAGTGTCAGATACAG GGTCCTGGAACATTTTAACACAACTCCAGATGAATACTCGGTGATATTCACGTCTGGATGTACCGCAGCACTGAAACTAGTGGCTGACTCCTTCCCCTGGAAATCTGCATCGACTGATGGGCCTGGAAGTCTGTTTTGTTACCTCACCGACAACCACACGTCTGTGGTCGGCATTCGTGGCGCGACTGCTCTTCAAGGGGTTGCCGTAGTTCCCGTTCAGCCTCATGAAGTGGAAGCAAAAGCCACAATAAGGAAATCGACAAATGAAGAACAGGGGAGCTCCACCCCTAATCTTTTCTGCTATCCGGCCCAGAGTAACTTCTCCGGCAGGAAATATCCCCTGAGATATGTGAAAGGAATTCAATCTCAACAGCTCTATCCAGCATGTGAGCACGGCGGTCGATGGTTTGTTCTTCTCGATGCTGCTTGTTTTGTAGGCTGCTCACCTTTGGACCTCAGCAAGCATCCTGCCGACTTCGTGCCGATATCTTTCTACAAAATGTTCGGCTTTCCGACTGGACTCGGAGCCTTGCTGGTTAGGAATGAAACAGCTGAGATCTTGAGAAAGAGTTACTTTGGTGGAGGAACAGCAGCAGCGTATCTTGTGAATGAGAAGTATTTTGTACCAAGGCCAAATGTTGTTAGCAG GTTTGAGGACGGCACAATTGCCTTCCTTGACATCATTTCCCTTCATCATGGTTTTGAGACACTTAAAAAGCTTACAG GAAGCATGCTCAACATTCAGCTTCACACGTTTGGTTTGGCACGCTACACCTATACTGTGCTCTCATGTCTGCGTCATAGCAATGGCAAACCCGTGATGCAGATTCACTGTGATAATGAGTTTCAGAATATTGTCGAACAGGGTGCAATCCTCAATTTTAGTCTGCTGGACTGCCATGGACGAACTGTTGGATATTCTCAG GTGGACAAAATGGCCAGTCTTTTCAACATTCATGTTCGCACAGGCTGTTTCTGCAACACAGGCATATGTCAACATTATCTGGCTATCAGCAACCACGATGTAAAGACTAACTTACAG GCTGGTCACGTGTGTGGAGACAACATCGATGTAGTTGAGGGACGTCCCACAGGGTCCATCCGTGTGTCTTTTGGATACATGTCCAGTTTTGAGGATTGTCAGAACTTTCTTCGGTTTATTGCGAACTGTTTTGTGGACAAGCCATTTACACTAGACCAAGAGAGACTGGGAAGACTGATGACATCAGCACCAGTAGATATAACAGCATCATCCCAATCGTTTCACCCAACGCCAATAACATATGGGAAAGCAGGACATGAGAATGGCCAAGTTATCGGCCAGTCTGTCAGAGAAGTGCCATCTGAAGAGGATGTgtccaaagaaagaaagaagaacggcagtacccataCGCTAACTAATCTCTTCATCTATCCTGTCAAATCATGTGCCTCATTTGAG GTGGCAGAATGGCCACTGGGACCGCAGGGTTTACTGTATGACCGTTTTTGGATGGTTGTGAATGAGAACGGAGTGTGTCTGAGCCAGAAACGAGAGCCGAAACTGTGTCTCATCCAACCTGTCATCTGTCTGGCTTCTAATACACTACAGCTGAAGGTCTCAG GGTTGAAACCAGTTGCTATTCCCTTAGAGCCCAGTGTAAAGAATTCAGGGTTAAGAACATCCCACAGCAAAGTTTGTGGTGACAG TGTACAGACAGTGGATTGTGGTGAGAAAGTTTCAGCGTGGCTTTCAGAGTTTCTTGGCAAACCTTGTCACCTCATAAGACAGAGTCCTGACTTCTTgcgtgaaataaaaaatggcagACGAAAAG GGGACTTTTACCTCACCGCTCTCTCTCTGGTGAACGAGGCTCAGTTTCTGCTCATTAACAGAGCAAGTGTGTCTATTCTACAGCAACACATTGACAACCG ACAGGAGAGTGAGAATAAAGACACATGTTTGGATATGGAGCGTCTTGTTCAGCGTTTCCGGGCAAATCTTGTTATCTCTGGACAGGAGCCTTTTGTAGAGGAGAGCTGGTCCCATCTAACAATAGGAGCCTCGCAGTTTCAG gTGATAGGAAGATGTGGTCGTTGCCAGATGATTGGAGTTGACCAGAAATCAGCAGCTAGGACCCAGGAACCCCTCAGGTCTCTTTCTGAATGCAGAAGTGGAAAG GTGACGTTTGGTGTTTACTTGACTGACCAGTCAACGAGGAACTCCACTGCTGTCCCCGTATTATCTGTAGGGGCTCATGTTATTCCACAGATATCAGAATCTGCTGATAACCTTTAG
- the mocos gene encoding molybdenum cofactor sulfurase isoform X1: MRDMENPSLRDLCSFETFSTSWKHYGYGGDQQELIDREFKRIKGITYLDHAGTTLFPESHIKAFHEDIARNVYGNPHSHNPSSRLTHDTVESVRYRVLEHFNTTPDEYSVIFTSGCTAALKLVADSFPWKSASTDGPGSLFCYLTDNHTSVVGIRGATALQGVAVVPVQPHEVEAKATIRKSTNEEQGSSTPNLFCYPAQSNFSGRKYPLRYVKGIQSQQLYPACEHGGRWFVLLDAACFVGCSPLDLSKHPADFVPISFYKMFGFPTGLGALLVRNETAEILRKSYFGGGTAAAYLVNEKYFVPRPNVVSRFEDGTIAFLDIISLHHGFETLKKLTGSMLNIQLHTFGLARYTYTVLSCLRHSNGKPVMQIHCDNEFQNIVEQGAILNFSLLDCHGRTVGYSQVDKMASLFNIHVRTGCFCNTGICQHYLAISNHDVKTNLQAGHVCGDNIDVVEGRPTGSIRVSFGYMSSFEDCQNFLRFIANCFVDKPFTLDQERLGRLMTSAPVDITASSQSFHPTPITYGKAGHENGQVIGQSVREVPSEEDVSKERKKNGSTHTLTNLFIYPVKSCASFEVAEWPLGPQGLLYDRFWMVVNENGVCLSQKREPKLCLIQPVICLASNTLQLKVSGLKPVAIPLEPSVKNSGLRTSHSKVCGDSVQTVDCGEKVSAWLSEFLGKPCHLIRQSPDFLREIKNGRRKAGDFYLTALSLVNEAQFLLINRASVSILQQHIDNRQESENKDTCLDMERLVQRFRANLVISGQEPFVEESWSHLTIGASQFQVIGRCGRCQMIGVDQKSAARTQEPLRSLSECRSGKVTFGVYLTDQSTRNSTAVPVLSVGAHVIPQISESADNL, translated from the exons ATGAGAGATATGGAGAATCCGTCTCTGCGGGACTTATGCAGCTTTGAGACCTTTAGCACGTCCTGGAAACATTATGGTTACGGCGGTGATCAACAAGAGCTGATCGATCGGGAATTTAAAAGAATCAAAG GTATAACATACCTTGATCATGCCGGGACAACGCTATTCCCTGAATCTCACATTAAAGCATTTCATGAGGATATAGCTAGAAATGTTTATG GCAATCCTCACAGTCACAATCCCAGCAGCAGACTAACACATGACACAGTTGAAAGTGTCAGATACAG GGTCCTGGAACATTTTAACACAACTCCAGATGAATACTCGGTGATATTCACGTCTGGATGTACCGCAGCACTGAAACTAGTGGCTGACTCCTTCCCCTGGAAATCTGCATCGACTGATGGGCCTGGAAGTCTGTTTTGTTACCTCACCGACAACCACACGTCTGTGGTCGGCATTCGTGGCGCGACTGCTCTTCAAGGGGTTGCCGTAGTTCCCGTTCAGCCTCATGAAGTGGAAGCAAAAGCCACAATAAGGAAATCGACAAATGAAGAACAGGGGAGCTCCACCCCTAATCTTTTCTGCTATCCGGCCCAGAGTAACTTCTCCGGCAGGAAATATCCCCTGAGATATGTGAAAGGAATTCAATCTCAACAGCTCTATCCAGCATGTGAGCACGGCGGTCGATGGTTTGTTCTTCTCGATGCTGCTTGTTTTGTAGGCTGCTCACCTTTGGACCTCAGCAAGCATCCTGCCGACTTCGTGCCGATATCTTTCTACAAAATGTTCGGCTTTCCGACTGGACTCGGAGCCTTGCTGGTTAGGAATGAAACAGCTGAGATCTTGAGAAAGAGTTACTTTGGTGGAGGAACAGCAGCAGCGTATCTTGTGAATGAGAAGTATTTTGTACCAAGGCCAAATGTTGTTAGCAG GTTTGAGGACGGCACAATTGCCTTCCTTGACATCATTTCCCTTCATCATGGTTTTGAGACACTTAAAAAGCTTACAG GAAGCATGCTCAACATTCAGCTTCACACGTTTGGTTTGGCACGCTACACCTATACTGTGCTCTCATGTCTGCGTCATAGCAATGGCAAACCCGTGATGCAGATTCACTGTGATAATGAGTTTCAGAATATTGTCGAACAGGGTGCAATCCTCAATTTTAGTCTGCTGGACTGCCATGGACGAACTGTTGGATATTCTCAG GTGGACAAAATGGCCAGTCTTTTCAACATTCATGTTCGCACAGGCTGTTTCTGCAACACAGGCATATGTCAACATTATCTGGCTATCAGCAACCACGATGTAAAGACTAACTTACAG GCTGGTCACGTGTGTGGAGACAACATCGATGTAGTTGAGGGACGTCCCACAGGGTCCATCCGTGTGTCTTTTGGATACATGTCCAGTTTTGAGGATTGTCAGAACTTTCTTCGGTTTATTGCGAACTGTTTTGTGGACAAGCCATTTACACTAGACCAAGAGAGACTGGGAAGACTGATGACATCAGCACCAGTAGATATAACAGCATCATCCCAATCGTTTCACCCAACGCCAATAACATATGGGAAAGCAGGACATGAGAATGGCCAAGTTATCGGCCAGTCTGTCAGAGAAGTGCCATCTGAAGAGGATGTgtccaaagaaagaaagaagaacggcagtacccataCGCTAACTAATCTCTTCATCTATCCTGTCAAATCATGTGCCTCATTTGAG GTGGCAGAATGGCCACTGGGACCGCAGGGTTTACTGTATGACCGTTTTTGGATGGTTGTGAATGAGAACGGAGTGTGTCTGAGCCAGAAACGAGAGCCGAAACTGTGTCTCATCCAACCTGTCATCTGTCTGGCTTCTAATACACTACAGCTGAAGGTCTCAG GGTTGAAACCAGTTGCTATTCCCTTAGAGCCCAGTGTAAAGAATTCAGGGTTAAGAACATCCCACAGCAAAGTTTGTGGTGACAG TGTACAGACAGTGGATTGTGGTGAGAAAGTTTCAGCGTGGCTTTCAGAGTTTCTTGGCAAACCTTGTCACCTCATAAGACAGAGTCCTGACTTCTTgcgtgaaataaaaaatggcagACGAAAAG CAGGGGACTTTTACCTCACCGCTCTCTCTCTGGTGAACGAGGCTCAGTTTCTGCTCATTAACAGAGCAAGTGTGTCTATTCTACAGCAACACATTGACAACCG ACAGGAGAGTGAGAATAAAGACACATGTTTGGATATGGAGCGTCTTGTTCAGCGTTTCCGGGCAAATCTTGTTATCTCTGGACAGGAGCCTTTTGTAGAGGAGAGCTGGTCCCATCTAACAATAGGAGCCTCGCAGTTTCAG gTGATAGGAAGATGTGGTCGTTGCCAGATGATTGGAGTTGACCAGAAATCAGCAGCTAGGACCCAGGAACCCCTCAGGTCTCTTTCTGAATGCAGAAGTGGAAAG GTGACGTTTGGTGTTTACTTGACTGACCAGTCAACGAGGAACTCCACTGCTGTCCCCGTATTATCTGTAGGGGCTCATGTTATTCCACAGATATCAGAATCTGCTGATAACCTTTAG